A region of the Stieleria neptunia genome:
GGTCAATGCCGGCGACGCGCTCCTGGTGCGCTCGACCCTCGATGCCGGCACCGGTCGAATCGTCGTGGACTCGGCCGCGTCGCAGAGTGATTTGTCGCTCGGGACGCTCCGCAGCACCGCCGCCGATGTCGCGGTGTCGCTGCATGGTGGCGATTACTTATTGGGAGACATCTCCACGCCCAACGGCACCCTGGTCCTGGGAAGCGACGATGGACTAGGCCGCATCGGCTCGGTCGGGCAAGCGATCGGATCGCAGATTGATGCGATGCAGGTCACGGCTTCGTCGACCGGGCAGTTGAACTTGGGGTCGACGAATAACACGATCGACGACGTGCATGTTGCGGCCGATCAGGGCGTGACGGTGCGCGATTCGGCGGATGATCTGCGGTTGTTCGTCTCCGCCGCGGACACGATCGATGTTCAGGTGGCCGGGGACTTGGTGCTGGAATCGGCCGCGACGACGAATGGTTTGGTCAAGCTGATCGCCGCCGGAAATGTCGTCGCCGACGCGGGAGGGGCGAGCGTCAACGCGGGTGGCGATCTGGTGGAGATCACGGCGGGGGGCGCGTATCCGGGACAATCCAACATGCCCGGAACGATGGCCTCGATCGGTTCGGCTGCCGTTCCCATTCACGTTGCGGCGCTGCAATCGTTTTCCGCCAGCACCTCGGGGACCGGCGGATCGATCTTTGTGAACAGTTTTGAACTCGCTGGATTTCCAGCGTCCACCGGGACCTTGCCGATCGGCTTGGTCGATGCCGGCGACGGGCGGATTGAGATCGATGCGGTCACGATCGACGACGCCGATCTGGATTCAACCGTTGACCTGATCGGACGCGAGATCGGTCTGGGGGCCCGCTCGGGTATCGGTGCCAGTGACACAATCACCGTGACCGGCGTTTCCGATCTACAGGCGATCACGGACCAGGGGACAATCCGAATGGACGTTCTGGCGGATCGGACCGTCAATCTGTCGCGCGTCTGGACCGGAGGCGGTGTCGGCGAAGAAATCCTGATCCGCCATCGAGGCGACGATCGCTTGTCGATCATCGACGTCGGCAATGCAAACGGTGACGTCACCATCTGGACGGAAACCGCGTCGATGGATGTCTTGTCCGACGTGTCGCCGACCGCCCTGTCGGCCGGAGGCACCGGCAAGATCGTGCTGCAAAACCTGGGCGGCCAGTCGGACATCACGATCCGTGGCGGCGTGGTCAGCGAGTCGGGTGACGTCACGATCGCATCGCGGCGAAACCTGGTTGTCGCGCCGACCGGCAGTTTGACTTCCTTGGACGGAACCATTCACCTGTCCGGCGGCAATGCCATCGGTTTGCCAGACAGCACGGTTGCCTTGCAAGACGGCTCGCTGATCGATGCCGGGGCCGGCCCCGTGATGGTTCAGACGCCGGGCAACGTCTTCGTCTCGTCGATTCGCTCGGCCCACAACGGACAAGCCATTTCGATCGAGTCATCGTTCGGAGCGTTGATCGATGCGGGTGACCAGGCCGTGGATCTGGTCGCCGAGTCGGGGCAGGTGCGAATCGATGTTGCCAGAGGAATCGGTGACGCAGACGCGATCGAGACGGAAATCGGAGCGCTGGTTGCCTTCGTCCGACAGTCCGGCGGGTTGCAAATCAGCGAGGGCTCGGCGATCGAGTTGGTCGACGTGCTGACGGTCGATGGGAACATCGAAATCGTCGCCGTCGGGAAGATCGTGGCGGATCGAGTCCGGTCACAGAATGCCAGCGGCCAGGACGCGGACCAGCACCGGGATGTGCGTCTGGTTGCCACGGCGGCCGACAGCGACATCCTGGTCCGATCCATCGTGACCGACACCGCTCAGTCGGCCGGGCAGGTGACCGATGTCGAATTGGTGGCCGGCGACGACGTGCTGTCCTTCGGGGCGGACTCGTTGTTGGTCGCGGACGATCTTCGCATCGAGAGCGGCAACGCGACCGATGACGCCGCGGAGGCGGTTCGGTTGGTCACCAACGTCAATGAATTGGAATTGAGCGTCTTGGGAATCGGCCGCGGTGACGTGCAAATCGATGAAGTCGATTCGATCCGATTGGCGTCGTCCGACCGGCAGGACGACGGCGAAACGGTCGCGACGGTCAACGGCGAAATCCGAGTCCGCGCGGCGGAGTCGATCACCGTGTTCGATTCGTTCCTGATAGACGACCTGAACTCGCGGCGCGGCGATGTCGAACTCATCGCCGGCGGTGCCAACGGCCGCATTCGACTGCAGGCCGGCGAGTTGATTCGGTTGGACGATTCGGTCCAGATCCAAGCCCAACAAAGTGTCGCGGGGGCAGTGATGATCGATGCCCCGCAGATTGTGTTGGGGCAAGACTTTCAGATCGAAACCGGTGACGGTGTGGGGGTCGCGCGTCGGTTTGCCACGCGACCCGATGACGGGGTAACCGACACCGCGTTTTATGATGCCACCACGATCGCAACAAATCGACTGGAGCAGGCGGCGGTCAACGATGCGACCGGCGTGTTGACCGTCGACATCGGCAATCCCGGCGAACGGGGATTAACGATCAACATCGATTGGGGCGCCGCGACGCAGCGCTTTCAACAAATTGATGCATTGAGCGGCGATGCACCACCGTTGCAAGTCGAACACTTGTACTTGGAACCCGACATCCTGGATGCCCGATTCAACGGTCGAACATCCGCGACCGATCCCTTGGAAGTGCGGTTTTCGGTTCGCCACCACGAGTCGATCGTGGTGACGGGGGCAACGATCCAACAGGCAGACAGTGCGGTCCAGCGGGTCGAGGGAGAATTGATTTCGTCGACCGACAATCCGCTAACCGAGGATGATTCCGTGACGCCGATCTTGGAAAACGGATCCGCCCGTTTCATCATTCCATCGTTGTCGATTCCGGTGGCGTTCTTTCCCGTCCGGGATGTGATTCCGGTGATCGAACAGACTCCCGTCTTTGTCAGCACGGAATCCACGGTCGTGGTCTTGGGCGGGGCGTTGGAAACGACCGAAGTGGTCGCGTCGACGACGACCGCCCGCGAAGAGTACTTTCAAATTCGTGTGCTGTCGCCTGACCCCGAAGGCGACGACTTGGTGCCACCGACACGCTTGCCGGACGACATCATCAGCGGTGATCAACTAAAAAAACTGTTCCAGTCCTTGCCCGATGGACGCTACGAGATCCAGTACGTGCTCGGCGACGGCAACGTGCGTTCGATCTTGAGCGTGGACCTGAGGAACGGAAAGCCGGTTCTGCCGGGTGATGCGCCCGACGGAGGCGCCCTGCGACTGATTCCCGTCCAACCGGATGAGGGATTGGGCGATCAAGACGCTGGCGATCCCGAAGCTGGCGATTCGACCGAGGCGGACCCGCGGCTCGATCAATCGTCCCATTGGGCTCCACCACCGATGCGATTCGATCGTAGCGAAGACATTCGTGGCCCGGAGACGTGGGACACCCCTCGAATCGGCCGGTTCTCGGTAGCGGGGCGATTTCGAGCGCGTGTGGAATCGATGAACGCGGCTGACGCTCTGGAGGCGAGCGAGCGATGAGTGCCGAAGACCGCAACGACGACCAAGAGGATACGCTGGATGACGTCGACCAAAGGGGGGCGTCCATCGACGAGACCAAGGGCGACGCCATCGACGAAACCTTGCAGTGGGCCGAGCCGTCGGATCAGACGACGACCGATGTTCCATCATCAAACACCGAAGCCACGCGTGTTTTCGCCGGCGGCTCTGCGGCCAATCAGACCGCCAGCGATCTGAATGAAGAGACCGTTGACGAAGTCCCGCCGTCGGTGATGCACAGCCGCGACATTTCCCAGACGATCAATCCGCGAGAACTGAGCAAGGAGGATGCGGCATTCTGGGGATCCGCCGCGATCGGGGCCAGCAAGCAGAACAAGGCCGAACCGTCCCAGTTGCGTCCCGCGGTGGAACGGTCCATCACCGAATCGAAACTGCAGATTCGCGAGCGTGACCTTGCCATCCCGACCCGCGACCCCGATTCGCCGTCGGACTATCGTTTGATTCGATTGCTCGGTCGCGGTGGCATGGGGAATGTCTACGTGGCGCGACAGGCCTCGCTGGATCGGATGATTGCGGTCAAGGTGATCAAGCCGCTGCCCAAGGCCAAACGTCAATCGCTCCGCCAATCCGGTCGCTTGAAGGACGTCGAACACGAGCGGCGTCAGCAATTCTTGTCCGAGGCGGTCGTCACGGGTGACCTGGATCACCCCAACATCGTTCCCATTCACGACATCGCCGTGGCGGCCGACAACACGTTGTTCTACGCCATGAAACGTGTCGTCGGTCAGCCTTGGCTGAAGACGATCGAAGAACGATCACGCGACGAAAATCTGGAAATCTTGTTGAAGGTCTGTGACGCGATCGCGTTCGCGCACACGCGCGGCGTGATCCACCGCGACATCAAACCCGAAAACATCATGCTCGGGGATTTTGGCGAAGTGTTGGTGATGGACTGGGGGCTGGCGATCGCCAAACCCGAATTCGAGAAACGCGACTCGATCACCTTCACCGCCGGCTTGGGCGGGACACCGGCTTTCATGGCGCCGGAGATGGCGCTCGGTCCGGTCGAGGCGATCGGCCCGCACAGCGATATTTATCTGCTCGGTGCGACGTTGTTTTACATCATCACCGGCGTTCCACCGCATCGGGCCGATAACGTCAGTCAGTGCATCCGCAAAGTCGCGGCGAACGAGATCCAAGACGCATCGACGCAGCATGGCGGCGAGTTGTTGGAGATCGCGTTGCGGGCGATGGCGACCGACCCCAAGCAGCGCTACGAGAGCGTGCAAGCGTTCCAGCAAGCGATCCGGTCGTATCGATCCCACTCTGAAAGCATCGCGATCTCGACGGCGGCCCAGCAGGAATATCAACGGGCCCAAGAAACGTTGCGTTACGAGTCCTTTTCACGCGCCGGTCACGGTTTTGAACAGGCCCTTGCGCTTTGGGATGGCAATCAAGCCGCCATGGAAGGCTTGGATCGATGTCGGATCGATCACGCCGCAGCCGCCTACGAAAACGGCGACTACGACCTGGGATTGTCATTGCTCAATCCCAACGAGTCGAAACACCTGCCGCTGATCGAAAAATTGAACGCGGGGTTGCACCAACGCGAACAACGTTTGGTTCGTTTGCGACTGATGCGCCGGCTTGTCACCGCCAGTTTGCTGTTCATTCTGGTCGGCGGAAGCATCGCGTTGTACGTGATCAATCAGAAACGCAATGAAGCGAACGAGCAGCGTGAACTTGCCGAAACCCAACAGCAGGTAGCCGAGCAACAATCTCGGCTCGCGACGGAGCAGCGGGATCGGGCGGAGGAATCCGAGCAGCTGGCGGCCAATCGGCTGGTCGAAGTGGAGCGGGAGAAGGCCAAGGTCGAGCTTCAGAAGAAAATCGCGGAAGACAACGAACGGGATGCAAAAGACGCGCGGATTTTGGCCGAGGAGAATGAACAGAAAGCCAAGGATCAAGAACTGATCGCCAAGCAAAATGCCGACGATGCGCTTCGACAGAAGCTGAAGGCCGAGCGGAGCGAAAAAGCTGCGTTGGTGGCACTGGAAAGGGCGCGGTATGAATCGTACCTGTCTCAAATCGGTTTGGCCAAAGCCCGCGTGGACGGCAATGAATTTGACGATGCACGATTGATCTTGACGTCGATTCGGGCTGCCCGACGCGACCAGTCACCGGCCTGGGAATGGCGTTACTTGTGGCACTTGGCCAACCAATCGCGATCGTCGTTCCGATTCGATTCCGGAGTCAGCGATCTTGCCATGGCAGCGGACGGTCGGTCCGGAGTCGTGGTTTGCAACGATGGCACGGTGCATCGCGCCAAGATCGGCGATGCATCGGGACCGATTTGGACGCGTGATGATCTGTTCGCGACGTGCGCGGACATCGCCATCGATGGCCAATGGTGTGCGATCGGGACGCAACGGGGGACTGTCTTGATTGTCGACCCGATGACGGGGCGGACCCTGCACGTGCTGGACGGACATTCCGCGACCGTCAACGATCTGGAATTTCTGGCCGACGGACGGTTGTTGTCCGCGTCCTCCGATCGCACGGTCGCACTGTGGGATCCCGGCAACGAGCGACGAGTCTCGCGCGGCTGGCATATCGCGCCGGTTGTTTCGCTGGCATCGCGTCAATCCGACAGCGGTGATCCGCCGACCATCATTGCTGCGGTCAGCGATGGGAAAGCGGGACGCGTCGTCGCGTGGCAGATCCAGTCCGACCGGTTTGCACGAATCGGAGAGTTTTCCGGTCATTCCTTCCCGGCCATTGCGTTGGCGCTGTCGAGTGATGGGCAACTGGCCGCATCCGGAGACACACGCGGCAACGTGTTTTTGTGGCGTCCCCGGCAACTGCGGCCCACCGATTTTGACGCCGCGCTCCAACGGGCGATCGATTCCATCAGCGACAATCCCGAGTCACCCGAACCGTCGGTCGCTGGACAGCCAGCCACGCCAACACAAACGCCAACACAAACAGCGGCGCGATCCGACGGAGATGCGATCGTCGCGAGCTGGAAAGCGCATCCGGACGCGATCGCCGTGATGCGGTTCGATGATGTCGACCAAACGCTGTTGACCGGATCGGATGACTACACGATCGCCGCGTGGATGGTTGCCGATCAATCGCTGCGGTACACCCTGCGTGGCCATGGCGGATGGGTCCGCGCGTTGGCAATCCGAGCAAACGCCGTGGGACTGGGGGACGCAGCCATTGTGTCGGGATCGGCCGACGGAACCGTTCGGGTTTGGGATCGCTCGACACCCGAATCGGTTTCGCAGGACGTGGACGACGCGACCGATGAGACGCAAGGGCCCGCGACCCAGATTCGCACGACCCCAGAACACGGCACGCAGTTACACGGCGCGCAGTTAAACGGCACGCGGCTACACGGTGACGAAATCCTGGCCGCGCGGCTCGATCGTTCCGGCTCTCGCGTGATTTCAGCCAGCCGCGACCACACCGCTCGGATCCTGGGGCTGGACCGAACGGGATTGATGTTCCGCGAGCTCGCGCGGATCAACACCAACGAAGCTGCGGCGGGCGAATTGAACGAAGGGACCGAGTTTTTGGCGATGTCGGCGCGGCTGGATGCGTCGGGAAAACGTTTGTTCGTCGGCAGTGCGGATGCGACGATCCGGATTTGGGATGTCGACTCGGGGACTCAGCTCGGTGTGTTGCAGGGGACGGGGCTCAACAACGCTTTTGCACTTTCCCAGGACGGTCGCCGGCTGTTGTCCGGTTCCAGTCGACCGGATGCCAAGGCATTGTTGTGGGATGTGGATCGGCGAAACGGAGCACCCAAAATCGTGCATCGTTTGACCGCCGGCGATCAAGCGGTGACCGCGTTTGCGTTGTCCAGTGATGGTGAATTCGCGGCAACGGGAGATCGCGGGGGGCGTTGTTTGCAGTGGGACGCGACGACGGGTCAACCGATCGGTCCGCCGATCGATCTGTTGCGAGGGTACCGAATCAACGATCTGGCGATTTCGCCGGACGACCAATCGCTGTGGGTGGCCAGCGACAACGGGCAATTGACGGAAATTGATTTGCAGTCGCGGCAACCGCGGCGCCGGTTGGATCATGACGGTTTTGTGACCGCCCTCTCGTTGTCACCGCGCGGGGACCAGGCGATCACGATCACCGCGCAAACCGCAAACAACCGCTTCGTCACGACGGCCACGTGGTGGGATCTGGCAACGCAAGACAGCCGTCGGCTCGATCGGGTCGCAGCGCCACTCGATGCCGACGGCCAGGCCGCCGGTGATAGCGCGCGTCTGACGTCGGCACGCTTCGGAAATCGGGGAAATCAGGTCGTGGTCTGTCGTCAAACCAAAGACGGACGCGGCGGCCGCGTGATATTGATCGATCTGGCCAGTCAAAAAAACAAGGCCTTTGATTTGCCGGCCGCGATCGGAGCACCCGAGACGGGGTTGTTGTCGCTCAGCGACCAGTTGATCACGCTCAATGGCGAAGCCGCCTTTCGTTGGTCGATCGACGCGATGGCACACGTGAAAAGCTATCGTCCCCACGCCTCGGTGGTCGATGCCTGTTTCTTTCCCGATGGAAAGATCGCCGCCACGGCCAGCCGAAGCGTGCGACTGTGGCAGACCGATTCGGGCGAGGCGATCGACAAGCTGGAAAACCCGCACGCCGGCGCGATAACGGGGCTGGATGTTTCAAGCCGTATGGACGAACTCGGTTATCGAATTGCAACGTGTGGCGCAGAAGCTGCCGCGCGACTTTGGATTTGGAAAGATCGCCAATCGGGTTTCCGCTTGGAACGCGAGTTCGGGATCGACGAAGCCGAAATCAAGCAGCTGCAGTTTTCGCCCGATGGCGGGCGGTTGATGCTCGCCGGCGCCGATGGTTCGATCCAGCTACACCCAATCGACGGTTCCGCTGCGACGTTCCGCTGGCGACTGCCCGAGGGGCTGGCGCCGACCTGTGTGGCATTTTCGAGCGATGGTCGATATTTGGCGGTCGGTGCTTCGGACAAGACCGCCTGGTTGATTGATTCAATGGCAGACACGGACGTCAAGCCGCGGGTGATGCGCGGCCACGCCGATCGAATCGAATCGATTGCCGTCTTAAACGACGGTTCCGGCCAAGTACGAGTGCTGACGGCATCACGCGACAAGTCCGCGCGGGTGTGGGATCCGCGTTTAGAAGTTCTCGAAGACGACTTGTCGGCG
Encoded here:
- a CDS encoding protein kinase domain-containing protein; this encodes MSAEDRNDDQEDTLDDVDQRGASIDETKGDAIDETLQWAEPSDQTTTDVPSSNTEATRVFAGGSAANQTASDLNEETVDEVPPSVMHSRDISQTINPRELSKEDAAFWGSAAIGASKQNKAEPSQLRPAVERSITESKLQIRERDLAIPTRDPDSPSDYRLIRLLGRGGMGNVYVARQASLDRMIAVKVIKPLPKAKRQSLRQSGRLKDVEHERRQQFLSEAVVTGDLDHPNIVPIHDIAVAADNTLFYAMKRVVGQPWLKTIEERSRDENLEILLKVCDAIAFAHTRGVIHRDIKPENIMLGDFGEVLVMDWGLAIAKPEFEKRDSITFTAGLGGTPAFMAPEMALGPVEAIGPHSDIYLLGATLFYIITGVPPHRADNVSQCIRKVAANEIQDASTQHGGELLEIALRAMATDPKQRYESVQAFQQAIRSYRSHSESIAISTAAQQEYQRAQETLRYESFSRAGHGFEQALALWDGNQAAMEGLDRCRIDHAAAAYENGDYDLGLSLLNPNESKHLPLIEKLNAGLHQREQRLVRLRLMRRLVTASLLFILVGGSIALYVINQKRNEANEQRELAETQQQVAEQQSRLATEQRDRAEESEQLAANRLVEVEREKAKVELQKKIAEDNERDAKDARILAEENEQKAKDQELIAKQNADDALRQKLKAERSEKAALVALERARYESYLSQIGLAKARVDGNEFDDARLILTSIRAARRDQSPAWEWRYLWHLANQSRSSFRFDSGVSDLAMAADGRSGVVVCNDGTVHRAKIGDASGPIWTRDDLFATCADIAIDGQWCAIGTQRGTVLIVDPMTGRTLHVLDGHSATVNDLEFLADGRLLSASSDRTVALWDPGNERRVSRGWHIAPVVSLASRQSDSGDPPTIIAAVSDGKAGRVVAWQIQSDRFARIGEFSGHSFPAIALALSSDGQLAASGDTRGNVFLWRPRQLRPTDFDAALQRAIDSISDNPESPEPSVAGQPATPTQTPTQTAARSDGDAIVASWKAHPDAIAVMRFDDVDQTLLTGSDDYTIAAWMVADQSLRYTLRGHGGWVRALAIRANAVGLGDAAIVSGSADGTVRVWDRSTPESVSQDVDDATDETQGPATQIRTTPEHGTQLHGAQLNGTRLHGDEILAARLDRSGSRVISASRDHTARILGLDRTGLMFRELARINTNEAAAGELNEGTEFLAMSARLDASGKRLFVGSADATIRIWDVDSGTQLGVLQGTGLNNAFALSQDGRRLLSGSSRPDAKALLWDVDRRNGAPKIVHRLTAGDQAVTAFALSSDGEFAATGDRGGRCLQWDATTGQPIGPPIDLLRGYRINDLAISPDDQSLWVASDNGQLTEIDLQSRQPRRRLDHDGFVTALSLSPRGDQAITITAQTANNRFVTTATWWDLATQDSRRLDRVAAPLDADGQAAGDSARLTSARFGNRGNQVVVCRQTKDGRGGRVILIDLASQKNKAFDLPAAIGAPETGLLSLSDQLITLNGEAAFRWSIDAMAHVKSYRPHASVVDACFFPDGKIAATASRSVRLWQTDSGEAIDKLENPHAGAITGLDVSSRMDELGYRIATCGAEAAARLWIWKDRQSGFRLEREFGIDEAEIKQLQFSPDGGRLMLAGADGSIQLHPIDGSAATFRWRLPEGLAPTCVAFSSDGRYLAVGASDKTAWLIDSMADTDVKPRVMRGHADRIESIAVLNDGSGQVRVLTASRDKSARVWDPRLEVLEDDLSADSELIFGREVLALRRHTQGVTAIDCTGDGDLVMTAARDGKVLLWPAPQRAALDPVLP